The Pseudomonadota bacterium genome includes the window CAACAACCTTATGTACCTTATTGTTGCTGCTCTTTTAAGCTTTATGGGCATTTCAGGGTTTTTCGGCAAAAACAATTTATCTAAAATTACCGTAGAAGTTGAATTTCCTTTGGAAATATATGCAAATGTAAAATTTCCATTGAAAATTACGTTAAGAAATAAAAAAAGGCTGCTGCCCGTTTTTCTTTTAAGGGTGCAGGTACAAGATTATTCCATTTTCTTCCCCTTCCTGGACGTAAAGGGTGAATTAATAAGATATGTTGATGTTAATTTTGGAAAAAGGGGTGAATATGAGATCAGCAACATTTATATCAGCTCTGTATTCCCTTTTAATTTTTTTACAAGGTACAAGTCCCTTAAAAATACATTTCGTTTTATCGTATTCCCTGAACTAAAAAAATGTGACCTGCTGAGTATTTACGAAAAAGGAAGAAGAATGAAGGGCGAAAGTATTACTGACAGAATAGGGTATGAATCGGATATTGTTTCCATACGGGAATATGTTTATGGCGATCCGTTGAAGTACATCAATTGGAAGGCAACCGCTAAAACCGGGAAACTTAAGACAAAGGAGCTTTCAACCCTTGCCTATCAGCCTATTATAATAAATTTTGACAAAGTGTTGATAAAAGACATGGAAGAGAAACTCTCCTGTATTTCTTTCTCTCTTCTTCAGGTCCTGAAAAAAAATATGCCTATCGGGTTGAAGATAAACAACAGGTTGTACGAACCAGGGGTTTCACAAATACATAGAATTAACATGTTAAGAGAACTGGCGCTCTATAAGTCTGCAAATGGTGACTAATGGATATTGGATGGTTTAGGAACAGAGATCAAAAGATTAATATTGAGACCATTGTAAAGGCAATTACATACCTGACAAGTATTATCGGTTTTATTGCTATTTTTAATCATGTCAATATCTTTTTTTCTGCTACTTTTTCAGCATTATTCTTACTATCGTTGTATTTTGAGTATAACAGGAGATTCTATTTTCCCAGATTGATATTGAATATCTTTTCAATAGCAGTAATCATCTTGTCTTTCTACAGGTTTAATGTCAGCGATCTTGTTGTGCAGATAATTGAGGCGCTCCTGATACTTCTTTCAATAAAGCTCCTTGAAGATAAAAAATTCAGGGATTACATGCAGATATATGCAATCACACTTTTTTTACTTGCAGGTCTCGGACTGCTTTCGCTTGATATAGTTTTTGTTGCATATCTTTTTATACTTGTAATTCTCTTAACTATTTCAGTTGTTTTACTTACATATTACTCTCAGGACCCCAATTTGGAACTGTCGAGACAGATGGTAATGAAGATAGTTCTGAGATCCATGTACATACCCCTGCTTGCCATTCCGCTCACTGTCGTTATGTTTGTGATATTGCCACGCACAGATTATCCGATTTTTAATTTTCTTAATAGGGCAGATAAGGCAAAGACAGGTTTTACTGACAATGTTAAACTCGGTGCTGTTTCAAGCATCCAGGAGGATTCAAGCGTAATACTGAGAATAAACATGGAAAAAATTGATGACAATTCATTATACTGGCGCGGAGTTGTGATGGACAATTTTAACGGTATTTCATGGAAGAGTTTGCGTAAGCATTTAGTGTCCACGGCAAAACCAGTCAATATAAAAGGTAAAACGATTAGCCAGACCGTCTATCTTGAACCTTATGAAAATATATATCTTTTTGCCTTGGACAAGCCTGTTTCTATATCCTTGAAAAATGCGAAAAAAAATACTGATTTTACATATACTTCATTAGGGTTTATAGAAAAAAGAACACGATACGATGCGGTTTCTATTATTTCCGATACAATCAGCGATGATATAATTGATGAAAAGATATATCTTCAGGTGCCTGAAGATATATCTTTAAAGATAACGGATTTGGTTCGTAGTTTAGCTCCAGGCAGCGAGAAGGAAGAAGATATAAAAAAAATATATGAATTTTTAAACAATGGATCATACAAATACTCTCTTGAAAATCTACCGCTTTCCAAAACACCGCTTGAAGATTTCCTCTTTGACATCAAGCACGGCAATTGTGAATATTTTGCGTCAGCCTATGCGGTTATGTTGAGGATTGCCGGTATCCCATCCAGGCTGATTGGCGGGTACAAAGGCGGATATTATAATGACATGGGGGGGTATTATCTGGTGCCGCAAAAAAATGCTCATGTGTGGGTAGAAGCATATGTAAAAAATAAAGGTTGGGTGCGGATAGACCCCACACCGGCAGGAATGGAATTGTTTTCATTCCCCTTGAGGGGCAATTTATTGTTCAGGCTGAACCTGCTCATGGATACAATAAATTATTACTGGCTTGCCTTTGTTATAAACTATGACTTTCAAAAACAATTAAATATATTGAATTCATTGAAAACAACTTTTAAAAAACCCTCAATAGCGCTGGCATTGAATATGAAAAATACAGTTAAATACGGGATTGTCCTCTTTTTTATAACAGCGGCAGTTTTAATGGCGAGCTTTATTGCAACAAAAGTCATCAGGAGAGAGACCGGCGAGAAAAAGCTGCTTTCAGCATTTTTAAACAAAATGGAAAGACAGGGATATAAGAAAAAGAAATCGCAGGGTCTTGAGGAGTTTGTTTTAGAAATTCAGGATGATAAAATAAGAAGGCACTCTCTGATGTTTGTAGCAGAGTTTGAAAAACTATTCTACCGGGACCAAACATTTAACGATAATCAAATAAGAAATTTAAAAACAATGATAGATTTGATTAAAGCATAACATTGACATGAATCGCTAAAAAAAATGCGAAGTGATGTCAAAGCAGCACTTTTCCCGATGATTTTAATTTATTCCAATTATAAATCAAGGCGCTATAATCGTTGGCTTCGTCATCTGCTCCTCCGACGTACTATTACCGTACGCCTACGTCCGGGTACCCGCTTGCGGGTGTTCCCTTGCCGCCTTGATTGCCCCGCAAGCTGAAGCGGGGTAAGTCATTGCATCCTTGATTTAGAATTGGAATTAGTCAATAGAAAGACTAAAATGCAAAAAAATGGTCTTTTTATACAATACACATTCAGGTAAAATTAAATGATTGATAGCATTAAAAATTTATTGTAGATTATTTCATACATATAATTTTATATACGGATAATGAAAGCTGAAAGGTACAGGGGGGTATGAATAGCCTTCGTTCGCCAATTACAACAGGGTTAGATTTTAATAAGATATTTGCGGCGTTGTTCTGGCTGCTGATATTTGCAGGGCTGTATCTCGCCAAACTATACAGCTATGTTCTCTTTCACAGCATGGCGGAAATATTTTCCATCATCATCGCCTTCGGTGTATTTATGGTTGCCTGGAATTCACGCTGGCTTATACCCAATAACTTTATTGTTTTTATCGGGATTGCCTATTTTTTTGTAGGATGGATTGACTTCTTTCATATCCTTGCATACAAGGGTATGAACATATTCAAAGAATTTGATACGGATCTTGCATCCCAATTGTGGATAGCAGGCAGATTCATGGAGAGCATCTCTCTTTTTATTGCGCCGTTATTTTTCCAGAAGAGGTTGAAACCGCGTATAGTATTTACCGTTTATTTTTTTATAACTATTTGTGTACTGTCATCTATATTTTATTTCAGGATATTCCCTGATTGTTTTATTGAGGATGAGGGGCTGACCAGGTTTAAGATCATCAGCGAGTATGTTATCTCGGCAATCCTTGCATCCTCAATCTTTATCCTTTATAGACACAGTGACAAATTCGATGACAACGTATTTTCTCTTATTATCTGTTCAATATTCCTTACCATAGCCTCTGAACTGTGCTTTACCTTTTATATGGATGTTTATGGCCTTTCAAACATTGCAGGCCATCTTTTAAAGGTCGTTTCTTTCTATTTTATGTACAGGGCTGTGATAGAGATTGGTCTTGAGAAGCCATACCGTTTACTTTTGAGAAATTTTCAAATAAGTGAAACAGCGCTGAAACATCATCAGGAGGAACTTAAAAATCTTGTCGAAGAAAGGACAAATGAATTAAAATCAACTAACGAACAACTAATTGAGGTCAGTAAAAAACTCGTGGAAACTGAGGATGTTGAGAGACGTCGTATATCAAGAGAATTACATGATACTGTCGGCCAGAATCTCACTGCTCTCGGAATAAGCCTGAATATTCTTAAATCCAAGCTCCCCCAGGATTTGTCCGATGCTGTCAGCTTGCGTATCGATGATGCCCTTGCAATGGTTGAGGAAACAACGGAAAATATCCGTAGCGTTATATCCCAACTGAGACCGCCCGTTCTTGATGATTATGGTTTATTTGCTGCGATACGATCTTTTGGAGAGCAATTCTCCTTGAGGACAAACATAGATGTTGTGCTTGAATGCGATGAAGCATTTCCTAAGTTAAACATGTACATAGAAGGGGCATTGTTTCGTATTGTTCAAGAGGCGCTTAATAATGTGGCAAAACATGCCCGGGCAAATAAAATAATCGTTTCTTTGACAAAACATGCAGACCATGTAAAGCTGACCATTAAAGATGATGGTATAGGCTTCAAAACTGATAATATAACCGATACTAAAAGGCTTGATAAATGGGGTCTTACAAATATAATGGAGCGCGCTATGTCTGTAGGAGGGAGCTGCCATATTGAAAGCAGCCCAGGAAAAGGTACAAAGGTGACTGTGGAGGCGGCATTATGAGCATCACTGTTTTTTTAGCTGATGATCATGCTGTGTTGCGTGAAGGTCTTAAACTCCTTCTTGAATCTCAGGAGGATATTAAAGTAATCGGTGATGCTGCAGACGGACGTGATGCCGTGAAGCAGACAACAAAACTCCATCCGGATGTTATAATAATGGATATTTCCATGCCGGAACTCAACGGCATTGATGCAACTTATCGGATATTGGAGGCGTACCCGTCAGCCAGGGTTATCATACTTTCAATGCACGCTGCTTCTGAACATATTTTACGTGCCTTGAAGGCAGGTGCCCGCGGTTATCTTCTGAAGGAATCAGCAGGCAAGGAAATAATTCAAGCTGTACGGACTGTATATGGCGGCAGCCGGTACCTGAGCCTGAAAATATCTGATGATCTCATAGACAATTACATGTTGAAATATAGAGATGATGATCTTGGCAATCCCTTGTCAAGACTAAGCTCGAGAGAAAAGGAAATTATGCAGCTCGTTGCGGAGGGTAAATCAAGTGTGGAGATTGCAAATATTATTTTTCTTTCTCCTAAAACAGTTGAAACATACAGAAGCCGTTTAATGCAGAAACTAAATGTCAGCGATATTACAGGGCTCATCAAAATTGCTTTGAAACATGGTTTAATCCCGTTGGAATAAAGACGGTAAATTTCAAAATAATTTATCATATACTCCCTATCATATTTATCAAACTTTCCTTACAGACAGAAAAATAAATTATTTTTATATTAAATGATAATTATTATGGAGCCATGTGAAATGACAA containing:
- a CDS encoding DUF58 domain-containing protein — translated: MYLIVAALLSFMGISGFFGKNNLSKITVEVEFPLEIYANVKFPLKITLRNKKRLLPVFLLRVQVQDYSIFFPFLDVKGELIRYVDVNFGKRGEYEISNIYISSVFPFNFFTRYKSLKNTFRFIVFPELKKCDLLSIYEKGRRMKGESITDRIGYESDIVSIREYVYGDPLKYINWKATAKTGKLKTKELSTLAYQPIIINFDKVLIKDMEEKLSCISFSLLQVLKKNMPIGLKINNRLYEPGVSQIHRINMLRELALYKSANGD
- a CDS encoding DUF3488 and transglutaminase-like domain-containing protein, whose translation is MDIGWFRNRDQKINIETIVKAITYLTSIIGFIAIFNHVNIFFSATFSALFLLSLYFEYNRRFYFPRLILNIFSIAVIILSFYRFNVSDLVVQIIEALLILLSIKLLEDKKFRDYMQIYAITLFLLAGLGLLSLDIVFVAYLFILVILLTISVVLLTYYSQDPNLELSRQMVMKIVLRSMYIPLLAIPLTVVMFVILPRTDYPIFNFLNRADKAKTGFTDNVKLGAVSSIQEDSSVILRINMEKIDDNSLYWRGVVMDNFNGISWKSLRKHLVSTAKPVNIKGKTISQTVYLEPYENIYLFALDKPVSISLKNAKKNTDFTYTSLGFIEKRTRYDAVSIISDTISDDIIDEKIYLQVPEDISLKITDLVRSLAPGSEKEEDIKKIYEFLNNGSYKYSLENLPLSKTPLEDFLFDIKHGNCEYFASAYAVMLRIAGIPSRLIGGYKGGYYNDMGGYYLVPQKNAHVWVEAYVKNKGWVRIDPTPAGMELFSFPLRGNLLFRLNLLMDTINYYWLAFVINYDFQKQLNILNSLKTTFKKPSIALALNMKNTVKYGIVLFFITAAVLMASFIATKVIRRETGEKKLLSAFLNKMERQGYKKKKSQGLEEFVLEIQDDKIRRHSLMFVAEFEKLFYRDQTFNDNQIRNLKTMIDLIKA
- a CDS encoding histidine kinase gives rise to the protein MNSLRSPITTGLDFNKIFAALFWLLIFAGLYLAKLYSYVLFHSMAEIFSIIIAFGVFMVAWNSRWLIPNNFIVFIGIAYFFVGWIDFFHILAYKGMNIFKEFDTDLASQLWIAGRFMESISLFIAPLFFQKRLKPRIVFTVYFFITICVLSSIFYFRIFPDCFIEDEGLTRFKIISEYVISAILASSIFILYRHSDKFDDNVFSLIICSIFLTIASELCFTFYMDVYGLSNIAGHLLKVVSFYFMYRAVIEIGLEKPYRLLLRNFQISETALKHHQEELKNLVEERTNELKSTNEQLIEVSKKLVETEDVERRRISRELHDTVGQNLTALGISLNILKSKLPQDLSDAVSLRIDDALAMVEETTENIRSVISQLRPPVLDDYGLFAAIRSFGEQFSLRTNIDVVLECDEAFPKLNMYIEGALFRIVQEALNNVAKHARANKIIVSLTKHADHVKLTIKDDGIGFKTDNITDTKRLDKWGLTNIMERAMSVGGSCHIESSPGKGTKVTVEAAL
- a CDS encoding response regulator transcription factor; amino-acid sequence: MSITVFLADDHAVLREGLKLLLESQEDIKVIGDAADGRDAVKQTTKLHPDVIIMDISMPELNGIDATYRILEAYPSARVIILSMHAASEHILRALKAGARGYLLKESAGKEIIQAVRTVYGGSRYLSLKISDDLIDNYMLKYRDDDLGNPLSRLSSREKEIMQLVAEGKSSVEIANIIFLSPKTVETYRSRLMQKLNVSDITGLIKIALKHGLIPLE